GGCTCCAGCGGTGGAAAAGTGGAGCGGTGCCCTGGGATACCCGTAGcgaagggagaggggctggaaggGGGCCGGAGAGGGACTGGGGCCGCTGACCCACCGACCCTGCAGCCGGCATCCGAGGCAGATAAGCGGCACGTTGTAGCCGCTGCCGCAGGCGCGGCACGGTTGTCTGTCTTCGGGTTCGGTGCGCACAGGGGCTGTCCGGTCTCTGAGACCACGCTAAGCCGGCCGTAAATCCCCGCTGAAATCCCCTTCGCCCTTCCCCCAGAACAGTGGGACCCCCGGAACTCTGAGGCCTGCACGGGATGGGGTCTCCTTGTGCGTCCCGCGCCCCCCAGTTCTGTGCCGGGCGACTACCGCTTGGAGGGTCTCCGTGGGGCGCGCCCAAGACCCTCTTAATTCCTCTGCATCATCATACATAACCAGGGGAGACCCTTGCCCCGCGCCACCCTACACTGCTGCGAGGACCCCCAGAgtgtggtggggatgggggacaTTGAAGTGCTTTACGGGGAGCCAGCCTCGGCGAGCCGGCAGACAAAAGCTGCAGAAGCGGCGGAAAGTACCCcaaggcattttaaaaacaaattatgtgcGCACACACCGCAGCCCCTTGCCCCTCGCCTGCGGTCCGCTGCGCCGGTGGGCTCACGACCACCTGTCGCATCCCCGCGCGCACCGCGCCCCCTTCCCACGCGCCCAAAGCCTCACACTCCGGACTTGGAGCTTAAGGTGGGGGGCTGCCCGGGTCTGGGGGCTGCGGCTCAGGGGTGCAGGGGTATCCTGGGGTGATGAAACCCTCCTGcagttcccccctccccccaaggaGAGTCATTTAGGTCTGGGAGGGAGGGTTTCAGCTCCTGCGCTCGAGCAGCCCGGGGCCCACGTCTTGCGTCACGTGTCCCGCAACGCaggagagctctctctctctctggccaggGGATAAGAGAGGAGAAAGACTCCAAATCAGTCAGGGAGAGGAGTGGAAGGAGCCAAAACATCCCTGCGAGGCCTGCGCTCCTCAGCCCCCTTACCCAAAGTCCGGGGCTGCCGGCGCCAGGATCCGGCTCCCGGAGCCGCCTCGGCCCGGGGCCGGCGTCCTCTGGTGGCAGCGAGCGAACACTACGAGCGATTTTCGGACCGAATCGGCACGCTCCTCAGATCCAAGCAGGCGGGGCTGGCCTGGagcagagatagaaagagagggagagagagagagagagagagagagagagaggaggggacaaGGACAGgccaaggggtgggggggcggccaGGGGCCAGCCTGAGGGGATAAAAAGTGGCCAGGAAGGACCAAGACTCCACCAGCAACGGTAGAGTTGCTTCCGCCACCATCTTGGGTTTGAGGCCCTGAACCCCCAGACCTCAAGGGGGTTGAAAAGTGAGGTTGGAGAACTTTCCAGCCactactttgaatttttttgaaaaaaaattttttcaccCTAGTTCGGTTGGGTGCTCCGTGTTACGGGGCCCCAAGTTTATTTTAAGAGGCCGCCACCGTGTTATGGGCGTGCGCAACTGCCTCGACGGCAATAATATGTCAGGACAACGCGATATCCCCCTTGAACTCGGGGAACAGCCCGAGCAACCATCTTTGGAGGCCCCAGGGGCAGCTGCCCCCAGTCCTGGGCCTGGCGCAGCCGAAGAGATGGAGACCCAACCGCCTCACAGCGAGCCCGTCCCCGTCGAGACTGAAGGCGAGGCCTGTGGACCCCCAGAAGTCTCCAGGCCCAACTTCCAAGACCTGGGCGAGACCGTCAAGGAAGCCGGAGCCCATGGAGCCTACAGCCCACCACCTGAGGAAGCCATGCCCTTCGAGGTCGAGCAGCCCAGCTCAGGAGGCTTCTGGCCTACCCCGGAGCAGCCTGGAGACACCACTGGGGCCCATGCAGGCCTTCAGGTCTCCCGCCCATCGCTCATGGAGCCCGGAGCCTTCGATGATGCCAGACCAGGCCTGGGAGGCTACAGCCCTCCACCTGAGGAAGCCATGCCCTTTGAGTTTGAGCAGCCTGCACAGGGAGGTTGCAACCAGCCTCCCCTGCAGGTCTCAGACCTGGCTCCAGGAGGCCCAGGTGCAGGGGTCTATACCACCCCTCCCCAGGAGCCCCGGGCTCTCAAACCTGCAAACGCAGGCTTCAGAGGAGACCGGAGCCCTCCCCCTGAGGAGGCTATGCCATTTGAGTTTGATGGAGCAGCCTTCGGGGACGACAGCCCACCCCCCGGGCTCCCCCGAGCTATCCCACAAatcgacggcggcggcggcggcgagtcCGCGGCAGCCGCGGTCCCGAGTGCGGTCCTCCTCGCTCCCGCCGCGAACGAGCCCCCCCTCTGGGTCCCAGGCGCCATCGGCAGCCCATCCCGAGAGGCTGTCAGACCTCCTCCACACTTCGCGGGCGACAGCCCCCCGATGGAGATCTCCGGACCCCCGCTCGAGATTGGCAGCGCCCCCGTTGGGGTCGACGACGCTCCCGTCAACATGGACAGCCCCCCAATCGCGCTTGACGGCCCGCCCATCGAGGTCTCCCGAGCCCCAGTTAAGAGAGcgcgagcagagggagagagacccccagttgagggagaagcagccgAGATGGAAGGAGGCTCGGCCGCCGCTGCTGCGGAGGGAGGAAAAGTCTCCTCTCCGGGGGACGGAGCCCCTGCCGCCCGGgccaagcctgcttctccagccgCCGGGGCAGCCGCTGCCGCCCCTGACGCTCCAGCCGCCGGGGCAGCCGCTGCCGCCCCTGACGCTCCAGCCGCCCCTGACGCTCCAGCCGCCGGGGCAGCCGCTCCTGCCGCCCGGGCAGCTCCTGCCGCCGGGGCAGCCGCTCCTGCCACCCGGGCCGCTCCTGCCTCCCGGGCCGCCCCTGCCGCCCCTGCCGCCCCTGCGTCTGGAGCCCGACCCAAGCTCCGCTTCCTCAGACCCCCCAGCCCCGAGATCCAGGCTGCCGATCCGCCTACTCCGCAGCCTCCTCGCGCATTTGCCTGGCGGGGCAGGTCTGGCCGCAGCCGCGACGACGACGAGGGGTCGGTCAGCAGCGACGACGACCACAGCAGCGATGAGTCCGACGATGGGACCTCCGGATGCCGCCGCTGGCTGCAGCCCCGGCGAAACCGCCGCCGCCGAAAGCCCCGGCGCAACTTGCTCCGCAACTTCCTCATGCAGGCCTTCGGGGGCTGCTTCGGCCGAGCTGAGAGCCCCCAGCCCAAAGCCGCGCACAGCCCCAAGGTCAAGAAGATTCCTCTGGCGGAGAAGCGCAGACAGATGCGCAAGGAAGCCCTGGAGAAGCGCGCCCAGAAGCGCGCAGAGAAGAAACGCAGCAAGCTCATCGACAAGCAACTCCAGGAAGAAAAGATGGGGTACATGTGTACGCACCGCCTGCTGCTTCTAGGTAATGCGGCGGACTCTGCCCGCGGGGAGCAGGGCCGCCGGGGGGCCCCGGGCGCGGGTGGCAGGGCTGCCCGGTggagctcagggcctggcagCGGGAGGAGGGGGTCCAGGCCCAGGCGGGAAGACACTGCGAGAAAGTTCCAGTGAGGGGCCCCAACTTTGCCCTGGGAGCGGGAGGGGGCCTCGGTTGGGCTTGGGTGGCCGAAGTATGTGCCCTCCAGGGAGAAAAGTGGTGCCGAGCAACACTGAGGGTCGTTTCCGGCTGGACAAGCCAGCGCCAGCGACCGTAAGATGCCCCCgagcccaggggtgggggccGGCAAGGAAGGCGGGGGTTCAGGTGAGCCAGGAACTGccggggaggggccccggggctcCCCAGGCTAGGCCGGTTGGGGCCGCGGTGGGCTGGGGTCGTTGGGGAAGGTGCGCCCCCGCCTCGCCTGGCACTGCTGCTTGGGTCAGACAGCTTCTCGTTGGTGTGTGTTGGTGTCTTTATTGTGTCCGCCTGTGCATGATCCGCTCAAGTGCCCCCGACCCCGTCCCTGGCACCCCCAGGTTACCCGCCGACTGTGTACTCGTACCGGGGAACGGGCTGTCTTGTGTTTTGCGCCTTGGCGCGGGCAAAAACTTTCCGTGTTTGCACACTCTGGTGGTACCTGTGCGCTGGCGCTCTGCAGCGGGCGGCGCGAAGAATGCggaggagaaggtggagggaCGTCTCGGGGAGCGTGTTGGGTCCCTGGCGCGGGGGAGAGGCGGCCACCCCTCGTCGGCCTCCATAACCTTTTTTCTgtatgtctttctctcttttttccctttgcgcTAAGCGTTTCCTCACTTCTCATTCGTTCGCCAAACCCTCCCGCCTTTACGGTTGAAAAACCAGACACTCAGGTATCTGGGGCGCCGGGGCTGCACACAGAAGTTCAGTATTCTGCACACACTCAGCTCACctggtggggggatggagggaggagggggaaaaaaatttaaaaagcaacaccTCACTTAATCTGCCACAGGCAGGTCTGGATCCAAACCTACACGGGGCTGGTTCCAAGAGGGTGGGCGTGgctgtgtttaaaaaatatgaaataatttttttcctagggAAGAGCCCGAGGTAAGCCAATCATTTACGCTATTACAAAGAGTACAGGAGGAGGGGCTTGGTTTAAAAAGAGTGTTATGCGTTGGGAGTGGAATGCTGTCTTGTCCTcgaaatgcaattaaaataaaaacattttaaaaatgtttccagtgTATTTTAAGTATGTGGACGAAACGTGGTAAAAATGTGACTCTGACTTGTGAAATATGTAAATGTTTGCATGTGAATCTTTTCAAGCAGCTTTAGCTGGGGGCAGAGAGGATCAAAGGTAAGATCCTCTGCGCACGGACTTGGGAtaccaagaaattaaaaaggtcTTGTGTTCATAACCATATCTGGTACGTTTGGCGGCCCTCCGCCTCACCCCCCtcctctcttcatctttctcACCTTTgagagccccacccccacccctctgggaGTCTCTCCccccctcctacacacacacacaagtccctccctcaccccatccctACCTCAGTGGTCCTTCCCACTcccccccactgcccctgctCCACCCTCACCTTAGCTCCTGTCTGAAGGTTTGGCTTCTTGTGCCACAGTCCATCAAATTAGCAGCAATTAGCAAGGGTCTAAATGTGTGGCTTGAATGAAGATTTCAAAAGCGAAACTCCACGatcttaatttctctattttattctctAACACCTTTCAAGGGATTTAAAGATCACAACTTCTAAAGCTGGGCTACAtttgtttgttaaatattttataatgtgtgACGCTTTTTTATTAATGACATTATGGACATAACTGTGTGCTTTTGTGACATGTGTTTCTTTCACAAATCACAGTTTTACATATGGTGGTCACTTCAGTGACGCCCACCCAGGGTAATAATGACATCATCACTTTCCCAAACACCTATGGAAGAGAAGCAGTTTTAAATTTGGGATGTCCCAACTGTACTACAGCCAGAGCCTTAGAGGACAGTGCGCTGTTCTCCTGCAGACAACTGGCTTTGCCCTGACAGTCCCATCTCAATATTCCAAGCATAGCTCTAGGGAGCCAGCCTCTGATGGGGAGGGGACATAGTGGGTACAGACAGGAAGCCAAGTGACGATTGTCCGCTTGAACCCTAGTTGGCATTGTCCCTTATCTCCTGGGGTCTTGGTTGTCTCATTTGTGACATGAAGCTTTCCCAGCAGATCTCCACCACAGTCACCTTTGTTCCATGTCTTGAGTCCTCTATTGGGGGAGGAGCGGGGGAGGGGTGGAAAGCACAGTCCACTTAAGTCAGAACTGGAAGCTTAAACCATGGGTTATGCAGATGCCCACCCTGCAGCAACCTGTCCATGTCTGGGGTCAAGTCTTAAGAATAGTAGAAGTTTACCTTGCTTACCCTTGTTTTGTATCCAGGGTGCAAAATTAACCTTAATTAAAGGGAATGTCGTGGGGTCATCCTGCAGTTGTCCTGACTCTGCTCTCAGGGAGTCACTGGTCAAGAAGACTAAACCTCAGGCCATGTCAGACATGACCCTGAACTAGGGCAGCCACTGTCACCTGCTGCCATAATGCGGTTTGTCAAACCAGGCTAATTTCTGACCAGGCTTCATTTGCCCAAAGTGACCAAGAGAGGCACCCCATCTGGGTCTGAGTTACTGattgaggaggagggggaagaaggatGAGGACTTACAAATGTAAGGACAAGACCTCTTATTAACAGTCTAACATAAAACAAGACATCCATATATTGCTACCAGTGAAAAAGGCATGTCAAAAGACCATCTTTTCATATGGTTACTAATTTGTGACATGCATATTCATCTGTTGCTttacaactgtgtgtgtgtaattctgTGTATacactgtttccatttttattgccCAGTTTAACCACAttccagagaatttttttttaagaagatagaTAATCAATAACATGACTAAAATTTTACAGTGTGTAAGAGATGAAGCCTTTTTCTTATCTGACACTATCAGTAATAGACTTAAGTATTCCCATGTTTTTGGAAACCCAATTTGGGTATGATTCCCCTGTATTTTAAGATTTGAAGGAGATTGCAGATCAGAATTTTTTAGTATCTGCTACGTTTATTAAAAGTGTGCAGGCAAACGCTATAGATAATAATGGCCATCCTGCCATGACACTTTATTTATACAGTGAATTTCAATTAATTGTATGATAATTTATTTATGCCACCAGGTGCAACAATGATGCATTGCATCCCACATCGTGCAGGagcgccttttttttttttcttcttcttctttagtaCAGCCATTTTTCCGTATTCAGAATGCCTCCACTGAGCTGTTTGGTGCAGTGAGAAGGGCATAGCTTATCAGGCCACCAAATCTTTAGAATTAAGAGAGACTTTTATGattttccctctgtctcccagTAGTATTTTATGCTTCTCGAAACCCAAAattcttccttgccttttttttttttttttttttttttatttatttatgatagtcacagagagagagaggcagagacaaaggcagagggagaagcaggctccatgcaccgggagcccgacgtgggattcgatcccgggtctccaggatcgcgccctgggccaaaggcaggcgccaaaccgctgcgccacccagggatccctcttccttgccttttaaaatccaatttcccatagatttctctctctctcaaaaaaaagttttctatatAAGTaggttcatttttataatttacccACATTATGAATATCATGGGAAATTGGTATTAGGCAAAGAAAAGTGGGGTCCTTGGGCTTTTTGCATATCCCCTCCTGACTTGAAAGGGATAGTCTCACTGCCTTCAGGTATTAGTAACCAGTAACAGTGATGATCACAGATAATGATACCACattcttactgtatttttaaaagcctttcatCTAAGTCACATTTGTCCTTTGAAACAGCCTTGGGCAATAAAAATGTGGTAGGACCACATGTCATAggcaaataaaaccaaaagctcaGAGATTAAATGTCAGGGACTTTTGCTCAAAGACTGCAAGGTAAGTGAAGGAGTCAAAAGTTTCTAATTCAGATAAGACCATGCTTAACCAAAAAAATATGGTAATAGGCGATAAGgcattatttaaatgtaaagcaTGACTGTTGAGTGTGCTGTGTGCTCTTCAAATCCCTTGTCAAATGACAGGTGTCTAGCAGTCTTCTGCTTTCTGAAGGATAGCCAAACTCTACAGATCTCTGGTTATAAATGTCCATTGAGTGTACATGACACGTGAGCTCCCCCATTTCTGAGATACCTGTCATCACTACGGTGATATTTGGTTTCCACATTTGTTTTAACTCATCTGCCAACACTGCAGTCTTAGTTTGTTTATTGGGCTTTGTTCTCTTTTAACTGCAGGTTTCCTTTAGAATCCTCTGTGGTTTTCTTCAGTGGGGTTGAAAGCTTTCCTTACTTAGGAGTcccactaaaaaaataataataataataatttacagtAATACTAAAAAGTGTGCTTTTATGCCTCCCTCCCCTACCTTTGCAGTGTTAGAGGAGCAGACTGTTTTAAAATCCTGGCCTGGATCTAATAACCCTATTAAAATAActctttgttttaatatttttcatagtgatctttaaaaaataaaaaggtattccTTACTTTTAGTTGAGGCCTAATTCCTACTTAGCAAGACTTAATGCATAGGCTTAGGAATCACCTTTGACTTTTATACAGGAATGTTGgcattaagcaaaaaaaaaaaaaaaaaaaaagtatatatattttttaagagagggtAGCTTTGTTGCCTAGATTTGAAATTCCTCATACTGTCATGCCTCTCCTTTTTTGAGTCAGTTTCCCCACCAAATAAAACTTACCCTCACCCCTAGCAAAATGTGGCACTTCCAGTGCTTCTACAGAAAGTAACTTCCAGGAGACACAGGAATAGCCTTTCATTCGATAGAATTGAAATTGGTTTCTACACTTCTTGGTTTCTTAAACTGGTGGCAAAAGGGTTCTTTCCAAACCCACCTTGTGCCTCCTGGGGTTCCTAGTGGAATGTGAAATTACCATGCCACTTGTCCATTTCAGAATCAGATTTCTAAGGAAGATGAGCCCTTTCCAAAATAGGAAGGGCAGGGCCAACTGATAGGACAGGGTTGCCCCCACCAAGTGAAACAGTCAAGCATTGGTCCCGCTAATTAACCCTCCCCAGCCCCGGTGGCCCCCCAGGAACAGTGACTCTGACTATGGCTCTGCTGACACCCTCCCAGACAAATTTCCTTGAATTAGACTGGAAAGGGGCTTGGTCCCATCAGCTTCCTGTTCTGGCCTGTGGTCACCCTGGGCATGAGATCCTGACCTCTTCAGGGAGGGAGAAGAATCTGCCTGAGTTTGTGTGTCTTTGAGAGAGAGTCCTGCTGGAGAATCAGCAAATCCTCAGTGGCCTTTCTAAAAGTGGAGGACAGGGGGGATGCCCCAGGTACGAGTTACCATGGGGGTAGGCCAGGGGGGCCCTGGacgagggagagga
This region of Canis lupus dingo isolate Sandy chromosome 24, ASM325472v2, whole genome shotgun sequence genomic DNA includes:
- the GNAS gene encoding guanine nucleotide-binding protein G(s) subunit alpha isoforms XLas isoform X2, which gives rise to MGVRNCLDGNNMSGQRDIPLELGEQPEQPSLEAPGAAAPSPGPGAAEEMETQPPHSEPVPVETEGEACGPPEVSRPNFQDLGETVKEAGAHGAYSPPPEEAMPFEVEQPSSGGFWPTPEQPGDTTGAHAGLQVSRPSLMEPGAFDDARPGLGGYSPPPEEAMPFEFEQPAQGGCNQPPLQVSDLAPGGPGAGVYTTPPQEPRALKPANAGFRGDRSPPPEEAMPFEFDGAAFGDDSPPPGLPRAIPQIDGGGGGESAAAAVPSAVLLAPAANEPPLWVPGAIGSPSREAVRPPPHFAGDSPPMEISGPPLEIGSAPVGVDDAPVNMDSPPIALDGPPIEVSRAPVKRARAEGERPPVEGEAAEMEGGSAAAAAEGGKVSSPGDGAPAARAKPASPAAGAAAAAPDAPAAGAAAAAPDAPAAPDAPAAGAAAPAARAAPAAGAAAPATRAAPASRAAPAAPAAPASGARPKLRFLRPPSPEIQAADPPTPQPPRAFAWRGRSGRSRDDDEGSVSSDDDHSSDESDDGTSGCRRWLQPRRNRRRRKPRRNLLRNFLMQAFGGCFGRAESPQPKAAHSPKVKKIPLAEKRRQMRKEALEKRAQKRAEKKRSKLIDKQLQEEKMGYMCTHRLLLLGAGESGKSTIVKQMRILHVNGFNGDEKATKVQDIKNNLKEAIETIVAAMSNLVPPVELANPENQFRVDYILSVMNVPDFDFPPEFYEHAKALWEDEGVRACYERSNEYQLIDCAQYFLDKIDVIKQADYVPSDQDLLRCRVLTSGIFETKFQVDKVNFHMFDVGGQRDERRKWIQCFNDVTAIIFVVASSSYNMVIREDNQTNRLQEALNLFKSIWNNRWLRTISVILFLNKQDLLAEKVLAGKSKIEDYFPEFARYTTPEDATPEPGEDPRVTRAKYFIRDEFLRISTASGDGRHYCYPHFTCAVDTENIRRVFNDCRDIIQRMHLRQYELL
- the GNAS gene encoding guanine nucleotide-binding protein G(s) subunit alpha isoforms XLas isoform X1, which translates into the protein MGVRNCLDGNNMSGQRDIPLELGEQPEQPSLEAPGAAAPSPGPGAAEEMETQPPHSEPVPVETEGEACGPPEVSRPNFQDLGETVKEAGAHGAYSPPPEEAMPFEVEQPSSGGFWPTPEQPGDTTGAHAGLQVSRPSLMEPGAFDDARPGLGGYSPPPEEAMPFEFEQPAQGGCNQPPLQVSDLAPGGPGAGVYTTPPQEPRALKPANAGFRGDRSPPPEEAMPFEFDGAAFGDDSPPPGLPRAIPQIDGGGGGESAAAAVPSAVLLAPAANEPPLWVPGAIGSPSREAVRPPPHFAGDSPPMEISGPPLEIGSAPVGVDDAPVNMDSPPIALDGPPIEVSRAPVKRARAEGERPPVEGEAAEMEGGSAAAAAEGGKVSSPGDGAPAARAKPASPAAGAAAAAPDAPAAGAAAAAPDAPAAPDAPAAGAAAPAARAAPAAGAAAPATRAAPASRAAPAAPAAPASGARPKLRFLRPPSPEIQAADPPTPQPPRAFAWRGRSGRSRDDDEGSVSSDDDHSSDESDDGTSGCRRWLQPRRNRRRRKPRRNLLRNFLMQAFGGCFGRAESPQPKAAHSPKVKKIPLAEKRRQMRKEALEKRAQKRAEKKRSKLIDKQLQEEKMGYMCTHRLLLLGAGESGKSTIVKQMRILHVNGFNGEGGEEDPQAARSNSDGEKATKVQDIKNNLKEAIETIVAAMSNLVPPVELANPENQFRVDYILSVMNVPDFDFPPEFYEHAKALWEDEGVRACYERSNEYQLIDCAQYFLDKIDVIKQADYVPSDQDLLRCRVLTSGIFETKFQVDKVNFHMFDVGGQRDERRKWIQCFNDVTAIIFVVASSSYNMVIREDNQTNRLQEALNLFKSIWNNRWLRTISVILFLNKQDLLAEKVLAGKSKIEDYFPEFARYTTPEDATPEPGEDPRVTRAKYFIRDEFLRISTASGDGRHYCYPHFTCAVDTENIRRVFNDCRDIIQRMHLRQYELL